A window of the Sporosarcina sp. FSL K6-2383 genome harbors these coding sequences:
- a CDS encoding DUF456 domain-containing protein — protein MEMIGWIVAIVLFIIAFAGLVYPIIPSALFLVGGFLLYGWIHTFDGMNVFFWIIQVLFVILLFGADTLSNLVGVKKFGGSKAGMWGSTIGLLLGPFVIPVAGILIGPFLGAVIAELIVTRSDVKQSIKTGVGSLVGFLTSVVTKGFIMVVMIVIFIFFVR, from the coding sequence ATGGAAATGATAGGCTGGATTGTTGCAATCGTTTTGTTCATCATTGCATTTGCAGGACTTGTGTATCCAATCATTCCATCGGCTCTGTTTTTAGTAGGCGGTTTTCTCCTTTACGGCTGGATCCATACTTTTGACGGGATGAATGTTTTCTTTTGGATCATCCAAGTATTATTCGTTATTTTGTTATTCGGTGCAGATACTTTGTCCAATTTAGTCGGTGTGAAGAAATTTGGTGGCTCGAAGGCAGGCATGTGGGGCAGTACAATTGGACTGTTGCTTGGTCCGTTCGTTATTCCCGTCGCTGGTATTTTAATCGGTCCTTTTCTAGGGGCTGTCATTGCAGAACTGATTGTTACACGCTCTGATGTGAAACAATCAATCAAAACAGGTGTCGGCTCACTCGTCGGATTTTTAACGTCAGTCGTGACAAAAGGCTTTATCATGGTTGTGATGATTGTGATTTTTATTTTCTTTGTTCGGTAA
- a CDS encoding Na/Pi cotransporter family protein, which translates to MEVNWQEMLFQFLGGLGIFLFAIKYMGDGLQKAAGDRLRAILDRFTTNPFMGVLVGIIVTVLIQSSSGTTVITVGLVSAGFMTLRQAIGVIMGANIGTTVTAFIIGLDVGAYALPIMAVGAFLIFFIKKNQVKNIGEVIFGFGGLFLGLELMGGGMKPLRELETFTDMMVSMSDQPVLGVVVGTVFTLIVQSSSATVGILQGLYAENLVDLNGALPILFGDNIGTTITAVLASIGASIAAKRAAAAHVLFNLIGTIIFLFLLVPFTAYVEWISGVLSLENKMQIAFAHGSFNVANTIIQFPLIGAWAWLVTKIIPGEDVTIEYKPKHLDRHFIDQSPAVAIGQAKEEIVRMGEFSVQGMQESFEYLKTGNKKHAERASQIEDAINNLDRKITDYLIGISSASLSPIESARHVMLMDSVRDIERIGDHFENILELIDFRDINRVKLTVDAMEELTEMFTLTIETVQKAVDSLNLNDMGLARTVAEQEDLIDKMERKFRKSHILRLTEGRCSVQSGMVFVDIVSNLERIGDHAVNIAEAILGNRG; encoded by the coding sequence ATGGAGGTAAACTGGCAGGAAATGCTGTTCCAGTTTTTGGGTGGACTTGGAATATTCTTGTTCGCAATAAAGTATATGGGTGACGGCCTTCAAAAAGCTGCAGGTGATCGGCTACGTGCCATACTAGATCGCTTCACGACAAATCCATTTATGGGTGTGCTCGTTGGTATAATCGTGACGGTGCTTATTCAATCAAGTTCTGGAACGACTGTTATTACAGTTGGACTTGTCAGTGCGGGCTTTATGACACTGCGTCAAGCGATTGGTGTTATTATGGGTGCCAATATTGGGACAACCGTAACAGCGTTTATCATTGGACTTGATGTCGGGGCATATGCATTGCCAATCATGGCAGTGGGTGCATTCTTGATTTTCTTCATTAAAAAAAATCAAGTTAAAAATATTGGTGAAGTCATTTTCGGATTTGGTGGATTATTCCTTGGACTTGAATTGATGGGTGGAGGAATGAAACCCCTACGGGAGTTGGAAACCTTTACAGATATGATGGTTTCGATGAGTGACCAGCCGGTACTTGGGGTGGTCGTTGGTACAGTCTTTACATTGATTGTACAAAGTTCTAGTGCAACGGTTGGGATATTACAAGGGCTTTATGCTGAAAATCTTGTCGACTTGAATGGAGCCTTGCCGATTCTATTTGGTGATAATATCGGAACGACAATCACAGCTGTACTAGCGTCGATTGGCGCATCAATTGCGGCAAAACGGGCAGCTGCGGCACATGTTCTCTTCAATTTGATTGGAACAATCATATTTTTGTTCCTACTTGTTCCGTTTACAGCTTATGTTGAATGGATTTCTGGAGTTTTATCACTTGAAAATAAAATGCAAATTGCATTTGCGCATGGTTCATTTAACGTTGCTAACACGATTATTCAATTCCCGTTAATCGGAGCTTGGGCTTGGTTGGTAACCAAAATAATTCCAGGAGAAGATGTGACCATCGAATATAAGCCAAAACATTTGGACAGACACTTCATCGATCAATCACCAGCCGTTGCAATCGGCCAAGCGAAAGAAGAAATTGTTCGCATGGGTGAATTCAGTGTACAAGGGATGCAGGAGTCATTTGAATACTTGAAGACAGGCAATAAAAAACATGCTGAAAGAGCAAGTCAGATTGAGGATGCCATCAATAATCTAGATCGAAAAATTACGGATTATTTGATTGGAATTTCTTCTGCAAGTCTTTCACCGATTGAATCTGCACGTCATGTGATGCTCATGGACTCGGTACGAGATATTGAACGAATCGGAGATCATTTTGAAAACATTCTCGAACTCATCGATTTCCGCGATATTAACCGTGTAAAATTAACGGTAGATGCAATGGAAGAGCTAACAGAGATGTTTACTTTGACGATTGAAACGGTTCAAAAAGCAGTGGATTCTCTCAATCTGAATGATATGGGATTAGCGAGAACCGTCGCGGAACAAGAAGATTTAATTGATAAAATGGAACGTAAATTTAGAAAATCACATATTTTACGACTCACTGAAGGTCGTTGTAGCGTGCAATCAGGTATGGTGTTTGTCGATATCGTTTCGAATTTAGAGCGCATCGGTGACCATGCAGTAAATATCGCGGAAGCCATTTTAGGCAATAGAGGATAA
- a CDS encoding DUF1189 family protein, which translates to MKFHQIFKAAMHEPKKLAAFRLLKIGKVFQYVFLFITLFTVISFIRYVAGDAVLFESSPELLEQGELVGGLIYPIAFTLQLVISTLYIFLRISVFAYVGIVLLRLMKRRGEYRFMWNTAAIAVTVPILATIALDFFPVMSDYSMIITSLVHVGYIAAAAKYYPKLAK; encoded by the coding sequence TTGAAATTTCACCAAATCTTTAAAGCAGCTATGCACGAACCGAAAAAGCTAGCTGCATTCCGTTTATTAAAGATCGGTAAGGTATTCCAATACGTGTTTTTATTCATAACACTATTTACAGTCATTTCTTTTATCCGTTATGTCGCCGGAGATGCTGTGCTGTTCGAGTCATCACCAGAACTACTAGAACAAGGTGAATTGGTTGGCGGACTCATCTACCCAATCGCTTTCACCTTGCAATTGGTCATTAGCACTCTGTATATTTTCCTTCGCATAAGTGTTTTCGCCTATGTCGGCATCGTTCTACTTCGACTGATGAAAAGACGTGGAGAATATCGTTTCATGTGGAATACGGCAGCTATCGCAGTGACCGTACCTATTCTTGCAACCATCGCACTGGATTTTTTCCCTGTCATGAGTGACTACAGTATGATTATCACATCCCTCGTCCATGTCGGCTACATTGCCGCAGCTGCGAAGTATTACCCGAAGCTAGCAAAATGA
- a CDS encoding 5-formyltetrahydrofolate cyclo-ligase: protein MTKKVIRNQMLALMNSMDRDEHKRLSLKIVNQLIQTAEFHHAKTIGLTLSQFPEVDTRPLIEAAWQAGKRVTVPKCIKETRDMNFRLITSYTQLETVYMNLLEPIVAETATIEKETIDLQIVPGVVFSNEGYRIGFGGGYYDRYLTDYKGHKLSLAFDCQINGTVPVESHDIPIHKIFTPTREIICQENEV, encoded by the coding sequence ATGACTAAAAAAGTAATAAGGAATCAAATGCTAGCGCTTATGAATAGTATGGACCGTGATGAACATAAAAGGTTATCGTTAAAAATTGTCAACCAGCTTATTCAAACAGCTGAATTCCATCATGCGAAGACGATTGGACTGACGCTCTCCCAGTTCCCTGAGGTGGATACAAGACCGCTTATTGAGGCGGCATGGCAAGCAGGCAAGAGAGTTACCGTGCCAAAATGCATAAAAGAAACCCGTGATATGAATTTTCGTCTTATCACTTCCTATACTCAACTAGAAACAGTTTATATGAACCTTTTAGAGCCGATTGTCGCTGAAACTGCAACGATTGAAAAGGAAACGATTGACTTACAAATAGTACCGGGAGTGGTATTTTCCAACGAAGGCTATCGAATTGGTTTTGGTGGTGGTTATTATGATCGCTATTTAACTGATTATAAAGGGCATAAGTTATCCCTAGCATTCGACTGTCAAATCAATGGAACAGTTCCTGTAGAAAGTCATGACATTCCGATCCATAAAATTTTTACACCAACGAGGGAAATAATTTGTCAAGAAAATGAGGTTTGA
- the rpmG gene encoding 50S ribosomal protein L33 — protein MRVNITLACTECGERNYISKKNKRNNPERLEMKKYCSREKKQTLHRETK, from the coding sequence ATGCGCGTAAATATTACACTTGCTTGCACAGAATGCGGTGAGCGCAACTATATTTCAAAGAAAAACAAGCGTAACAATCCGGAACGTCTTGAAATGAAAAAATACTGCTCACGTGAAAAGAAACAAACTTTGCACCGTGAAACGAAATAA
- a CDS encoding superoxide dismutase — translation MAYQLPELPYAYDALEPHFDKETMNIHHTKHHNAYVTNLNNALAGNEELLSKSIEDLIANLDAVPEAARTAVRNNGGGHANHSLFWEQLSADGGGQPTGALAEAIDKKFGSFDAFKEEFAKAGATRFGSGWAWLSLNNGELEVTSTPNQDSPIMEGNTPLLGLDVWEHAYYLHYQNRRPDYIAAFWSVVNWDEVAKRFGK, via the coding sequence ATGGCTTATCAACTACCTGAACTACCTTACGCATACGACGCATTAGAACCACATTTTGACAAAGAAACGATGAATATTCACCACACAAAACACCATAATGCTTATGTAACGAACTTGAACAATGCACTTGCAGGAAATGAAGAACTTCTAAGCAAGTCAATTGAAGACTTAATCGCAAACCTTGACGCTGTACCTGAAGCGGCACGTACTGCTGTCCGTAACAACGGTGGCGGTCATGCTAACCACTCACTATTCTGGGAACAACTTTCTGCTGATGGTGGTGGACAACCAACTGGCGCACTTGCTGAAGCAATTGATAAAAAATTCGGTAGCTTTGACGCATTTAAAGAAGAGTTTGCAAAAGCGGGCGCTACTCGTTTTGGATCAGGTTGGGCTTGGTTGTCATTAAATAATGGCGAGCTAGAAGTTACTTCTACGCCAAATCAAGATTCACCAATCATGGAAGGTAATACGCCACTTCTAGGACTTGATGTTTGGGAGCACGCGTACTACCTACACTACCAAAACCGTCGTCCTGACTACATTGCTGCATTTTGGAGCGTAGTAAACTGGGATGAAGTTGCAAAACGTTTCGGTAAATAA
- a CDS encoding penicillin-binding protein 2, producing the protein MKKQVHKADQAKIRQRKHIAFRMNFLFFSIFVLFSMLIFRLGYLQIVKGEEYSLELERTEEKSVNTGLPRGRLFDRLGTVMVDNEPKNAITYTKTTSTTAREMHDIAKILAGLIEQDTKRVTKGDKRDFWILNNPKKADAKVSKEEEKAIAEDGTPSRTEVQRTVNRLTRERVTDEEINSFTEDELEVLAIYREMMSGYADSPQIVKSGNVTEEEFAMVSERLGEPELQGVNTTTDWERVKKSSNAILGTTTSPIEGIPNSRKDYFLARDYARNDRVGKSYFEQYYEELLKGQKTIMKNIKDRSGRIVETKTIKEGEPGKDLVLTIDSELQLAIEDMVSTKLLELKAGPNAQELDRAFFVMMNPNNGEILSLVGKQVVKNKDTGKLEILDYTYGTFTSAYEAGSTVKMATLLTGYQEGAAQVGEVKIDEPLKIGGIYKRSLFNRFGRVRVSDIEAIGKSSNVYMFRIAIAMGKGNYRFGEAMRIDKTAFDRFRQSFSSFGLGTKTGIDLPGEIAGYPGRDTLTGLLLDFSIGQYDTYTPLQLAQYVSTIANGGYRIAPKVLKEIREPSEDGEIFGPLIQETGVTILNRIANTDAEIEQVKRGMQYVYGPSGTARNMFVDKDYDGAGKTGTAETFSGGHATISLGHVGFAPFENPEIAYAWVIPHVSIDPSKPQSGAQNDIAKQAVDKYFELKAKRAKENEATVTQLIKQAANEEVEKVEK; encoded by the coding sequence TTGAAAAAGCAGGTACATAAAGCTGATCAAGCTAAAATACGTCAACGAAAACATATTGCATTTCGTATGAACTTCCTATTCTTTTCAATCTTTGTACTTTTTTCAATGCTTATTTTTCGATTAGGTTATTTACAAATTGTCAAAGGGGAAGAGTATAGTCTTGAACTTGAACGGACAGAGGAGAAGTCTGTTAATACAGGGTTACCGAGAGGTAGGTTATTTGACCGTTTAGGAACTGTCATGGTGGATAATGAACCTAAAAATGCCATCACGTATACGAAAACAACTTCGACAACTGCGAGAGAAATGCATGATATTGCCAAGATATTAGCTGGCTTGATTGAGCAAGATACCAAAAGGGTAACAAAAGGTGATAAAAGAGACTTCTGGATTTTGAATAATCCCAAAAAAGCAGATGCGAAAGTATCAAAGGAAGAAGAAAAAGCTATCGCTGAAGATGGGACACCGTCGCGTACAGAAGTCCAACGTACGGTTAATCGATTGACACGTGAGCGTGTGACAGATGAGGAAATTAACTCCTTTACAGAGGACGAGCTTGAAGTGCTTGCCATATATAGAGAAATGATGTCTGGCTACGCGGACTCTCCGCAAATCGTCAAAAGTGGCAACGTCACGGAAGAAGAGTTTGCGATGGTCTCCGAACGGCTAGGAGAACCTGAGCTACAAGGCGTTAACACAACAACGGACTGGGAACGGGTAAAAAAATCGAGCAATGCAATCCTTGGTACGACAACTAGTCCAATTGAAGGGATTCCGAATTCTCGCAAAGATTATTTTTTGGCTAGAGATTATGCTAGGAATGACCGTGTCGGCAAAAGTTATTTTGAACAATATTATGAGGAACTACTAAAAGGTCAAAAAACGATAATGAAAAATATTAAAGACCGAAGTGGTCGAATTGTTGAAACTAAAACAATCAAAGAAGGAGAACCTGGCAAGGACTTGGTTCTAACGATTGATAGTGAGCTACAACTGGCTATTGAAGACATGGTATCTACAAAATTATTAGAATTGAAAGCTGGTCCAAATGCACAGGAACTAGACAGGGCATTCTTTGTGATGATGAATCCGAATAATGGTGAAATCCTATCTCTTGTTGGTAAACAAGTTGTTAAAAATAAGGATACAGGTAAACTCGAAATATTGGATTATACGTATGGAACGTTTACTTCAGCCTATGAAGCCGGATCGACCGTGAAGATGGCGACCTTGCTCACTGGCTATCAAGAAGGTGCGGCTCAAGTTGGAGAAGTTAAAATTGATGAACCGCTTAAAATTGGGGGGATTTACAAGAGATCACTTTTCAATCGATTCGGTAGAGTACGAGTAAGTGATATTGAGGCAATCGGTAAATCTTCCAATGTTTATATGTTTAGAATAGCAATCGCCATGGGAAAAGGAAATTACAGATTCGGAGAGGCTATGAGAATTGATAAAACGGCATTCGATAGATTCCGTCAATCATTCTCGTCATTTGGATTAGGAACAAAAACGGGCATTGATTTACCAGGTGAGATAGCTGGTTATCCTGGAAGGGATACGCTGACTGGATTGTTGCTAGACTTTTCCATTGGCCAGTATGATACGTATACACCTCTCCAGCTTGCGCAATATGTTTCGACGATTGCGAATGGTGGGTATCGCATCGCGCCTAAAGTATTAAAAGAAATTCGTGAGCCTTCCGAAGATGGTGAAATTTTCGGACCGTTAATTCAAGAAACAGGAGTTACGATTTTAAATCGTATTGCAAATACAGATGCGGAGATTGAACAAGTGAAGCGCGGCATGCAATATGTATATGGTCCATCGGGGACAGCAAGAAATATGTTTGTCGACAAGGACTATGACGGAGCTGGGAAAACTGGGACTGCTGAGACATTTAGTGGTGGTCATGCAACCATCAGTCTAGGTCATGTCGGTTTTGCTCCTTTTGAAAATCCGGAAATTGCCTACGCATGGGTCATTCCGCATGTATCCATAGATCCGAGTAAACCCCAATCTGGTGCACAGAATGATATCGCTAAACAAGCAGTAGACAAATATTTTGAGTTGAAGGCAAAAAGAGCTAAAGAAAATGAAGCTACCGTTACGCAACTCATTAAACAGGCAGCTAACGAAGAGGTTGAGAAGGTTGAAAAATAA
- a CDS encoding YqgQ family protein → MKDFFGVLQLLKRFGIYIYTGNRSDDIAMVKSEVKDLYDNGLLMQEDYLQAMLILREEAVKLCK, encoded by the coding sequence ATGAAAGATTTTTTTGGAGTCCTTCAATTGTTGAAACGTTTTGGAATATATATTTATACCGGTAATCGAAGTGACGATATCGCAATGGTGAAATCAGAAGTGAAGGATTTGTATGATAACGGACTTCTCATGCAGGAGGATTATTTACAAGCAATGCTTATCCTGCGTGAAGAGGCAGTTAAGCTGTGCAAATAG